Genomic window ([Eubacterium] hominis):
AAGATATTTGGCAGTACTTCTTTGAATATAATGAAAAAGCTGCTGGCACCCAGTGTTTTTGAAGCAAGAATAAATTCTTGTTCCTTTATTTTCAGAACTTGTGCACGTGTAATACGTGCCATACCAACCCATTCAGTTAATGCAAGGGCGATAATAATTGTATAAAGGCTGGGCTTCATCAATAACAATAATAATGTCAAAATAACAAGTGTAGGAATAGAGTTTACGATTTCTTGGAAACGCTGCATCAGATTATCAACTTTTCCACCAAAATAGCCGGATACCATACCATAAATCATACCAATGAATACATTGATTAATACTGCGGCAGCAGCAACGAACAATGAAATACGACAGCCACTCCATACACGTACCCATAAATCACGTCCTAAGTGATCAGTACCGAAAAAGTGGTAGGCATTGGCATAAATACCTTCATAGGTGTTAACACCAGATTTTCCATTGAAGATACCAATATTTTCGATAAATGGGATACGAGGCCCTAAGAA
Coding sequences:
- a CDS encoding ABC transporter permease; this encodes MENKELENIVFEPNDFEFIGDIEKISSEAVTPATSFLRDVWTRFKANKGSIIGGIIVLIIIICAIIFPMLSQYTYDGVDAPRQFLGPRIPFIENIGIFNGKSGVNTYEGIYANAYHFFGTDHLGRDLWVRVWSGCRISLFVAAAAVLINVFIGMIYGMVSGYFGGKVDNLMQRFQEIVNSIPTLVILTLLLLLMKPSLYTIIIALALTEWVGMARITRAQVLKIKEQEFILASKTLGASSFFIIFKEVLPNIFGQIIIMAMMSIPNAIFYEATLAMIGLGIPGPQASLGTLINDGFKSFLVTPFLLVIPVVVLAILMLSFNLMADGLRDAFDPKMKEM